The following coding sequences lie in one Syngnathoides biaculeatus isolate LvHL_M chromosome 16, ASM1980259v1, whole genome shotgun sequence genomic window:
- the LOC133514549 gene encoding leukocyte cell-derived chemotaxin-2-like encodes MMKKVALLAALLALACVCEGVTFGQLCEGNPNNNRRTSDSFGSGHFGASRNGRSHQGLDIICDDGSVVYAPFDVTLNGRLTVYTDPTKAAINSGINLEGEGLCVKLFYVNPDQTSGRVSKGQRLGVMMPMQSVYPGITSHVHVQMCDRSDPTKYF; translated from the exons atgatgaagaaggTGGCCCTGCTCGCAGCTCTGCTGG cTCTGGCGTGCGTTTGCGAAGGCGTGACCTTCGGCCAGCTCTGCGAGGGAAACCCCAACAACAACCGGAGGACATCAGACAGTTTTGGTTCCGGGCACTTCGGGGCCTCGCG GAATGGCAGGTCTCACCAGGGGTTGGACATTATTTGCGACGACGGCTCCGTGGTCTACGCTCCATTCGACGTCACGCTCAACGGGAGACTCACCGTCTATACTGACCCCACAAAGGCTGCCATCAACAGCGGGATAAACCTAGAGGGCGAAG GCCTGTGCGTCAAACTCTTCTATGTGAATCCGGACCAGACTTCAGGACGTGTAAGCAAGGGCCAGCGTTTGGGTGTCATGATGCCCATGCAGAGCGTTTACCCGGGAATCACCTCGCACGTCCACGTGCAGATGTGCGACCGGAGCGATCCAACAAAGTACTTCTGA
- the LOC133514895 gene encoding transmembrane protein 184B-like: MFGYKAVTAAEEMSQLWRRDIPLSDKLTNDSPAGLAPRVPATMQPQGSNSSLIPEAPVVTPEQPIFLMTSTAQSISGFFVWTALLITCHQIYMHLRYYSSPNEQRHIVRILFIVPIYAFDSWLSLLFFTNEEYYVYFDTVRDCYEAFVIYNFLSLCYEYLGGESAIMAEIRGKPIESSCMYGTCCLWGKTYSIGFLRFCKQATLQFCVVKPLMAVITVILQVFGKYKDGDFNVASGYLYVTIIYNISVSLSLYALFLFYFATRELLVPYSPVLKFFMVKSVIFLSFWQGLLLAILEKCGAIPQINSADFSVGEGTVAAGYQNFIICIEMFFAAIALRHAFTYKVYMDKRLDSYGRCAPMKSISSSLKETMNPGDMVQDAIHNFSPAYQQYTQQSTLERGGGPALSRSHSNLSTRGDNEKTLLLSSDDEF, from the exons ATGAGTCAGCTTTGGAGGAGAGACATACCTTTGTCAGACAAGCTGACTAATGACTCTCCAGCAGGCCTTGCACCCAGGGTCCCTGCCACCATGCAACCACAGGGGTCAAACTCCTCCTTGATACCGGAAGCCCCAGTTGTCACACCAGAGCAGCCCATTTTCCTCATGACCTCGACTGCTCAATCCATatcaggtttttttgtttggacaGCACTCCTGATTACATGTCACCAG ATCTACATGCATCTACGTTACTACAGCTCTCCAAATGAGCAGAGGCATATAGTGAGGATTCTCTTCATTGTTCCCATCTATGCCTTTGACTCCTGGCTCAGCCTTCTGTTTTTTACCAATGAAGAGTACTATGTCTACTTTGACACAGTTAGAGACTGCTACGAAG CCTTCGTCATTTACAACTTTCTCAGTCTATGTTATGAGTATCTGGGAGGCGAGAGTGCTATCATGGCTGAAATCAGAGGAAAACCTATCGA GTCAAGCTGTATGTATGGGACATGTTGTCTGTGGGGTAAAACCTACTCCATTGGCTTCCTCAGATTCTGCAAACAG GCCACTCTGCAGTTTTGTGTGGTCAAACCACTAATGGCAGTCATCACCGTAATTCTTCAGGTCTTTGGAAAATACAAAGATGGGGATTTCAA TGTGGCCAGTGGTTACTTGTACGTGACCATTATCTACAACATCTCAGTCAGCCTGTCACTATATGCTCTCTTCCTTTTCTACTTTGCTACAAGAGAGCTACTCGTCCCCTACAGCCCTGTCCTCAAGTTCTTTATGGTCAAGTCTGTCATCTTCCTGTCCTTCTGGCAGG GATTGCTGCTGGCCATCCTAGAGAAGTGTGGTGCCATTCCTCAGATAAACTCTGCTGACTTTTCTGTGGGGGAGGGAACTGTTGCTGCTGGTTACCAGAACTTCATCATCTGCATTGAAATGTTCTTCGCTGCTATTGCTCTGCGCCACGCCTTCACTTACAAGGTCTACATGGATAAAAGACTGGATTCTTAtg GCCGCTGTGCACCAATGAAGAGCATCTCCAGCAGCTTGAAGGAGACCATGAATCCAGGGGACATGGTGCAGGATGCCATCCATAACTTCTCGCCAGCTTATCAACAGTATACCCAGCAGTCCACCCTGGAACGGGGAGGAGGCCCCGCTCTCTCTCGCAGCCATAGTAACCTCAGCACCAGAGGGGACAATGAGAAGACCCTGCTACTCAGCTCCGATGATGAGTTCTGA
- the LOC133514600 gene encoding leukocyte cell-derived chemotaxin-2-like, translating into MMKKVALLAALLALACVCEGVTFGQLCEGNPNNNRRTSDSLGHGHYEGSGHGGAHHGLDIICDDGSVVYAPFDGTLNGRLTAYTDPAKAAINSGIMLEGEGLCVKLFYVNPDQTSGRVSKGQRLGVMMPMQSVYPGITSHVHVEMCDQSDPTKYF; encoded by the exons atgatgaagaaggTGGCCCTGCTCGCAGCTCTGCTGG cTCTGGCGTGCGTTTGCGAAGGCGTGACCTTCGGCCAGCTCTGCGAGGGAAACCCCAACAACAACCGGAGGACATCGGACAGTTTGGGTCACGGTCACTACGAGGGCTCGGG GCATGGCGGGGCTcaccatggtttggacattatTTGCGACGACGGCTCTGTGGTCTACGCTCCATTTGATGGCACGCTCAACGGGAGACTCACCGCCTATACTGACCCTGCAAAGGCTGCCATCAACAGCGGGATTATGCTGGAGGGCGAAG GCCTGTGCGTCAAACTCTTCTATGTGAATCCGGACCAGACTTCAGGACGTGTAAGCAAGGGCCAGCGTTTGGGTGTCATGATGCCCATGCAGAGCGTTTACCCGGGAATCACCTCGCACGTCCACGTGGAGATGTGCGACCAGAGTGATCCAACAAAGTACTTCTGA
- the LOC133514404 gene encoding probable ATP-dependent RNA helicase DDX17, which translates to MRGSYGDRDRDRGRDRGSPRYGSSRGGQSSIKKFGSPGERLRKKRWDLDELPKFEKNFYTEHPEVQHMSQYEIEEYRSKKEITIRGSGCPKPVTGFHQAKFPQYVMDVLMQQNFKEPTAIQSQGFPLALSGRDMVGIAQTGSGKTLSYLLPSIVHINHQPYLERGDGPICLVLAPTRELAQQVQQVAYDYGKSSRIKTTCVYGGAPKGPQIRDLERGVEICIATPGRLIDFLEAGKTNLRRCTYLVLDEADRMLDMGFEPQIRKIVDQIRPDRQTLMWSATWPKEVRQLAEDFLKDYVQINVGALELSANHNILQIVDVCMDSEKDNKLMQLMEEIMAEKENKTIIFVETKKRCDDLTRRMRRDGWPAMCIHGDKSQPERDWVLSEFRSGKAPILIATDVASRGLDVEDVKFVINYDYPNSSEDYIHRIGRTARSNNKGTAYTFFTPGNLRQARDLIRVLEEARQAINPKLLQLVDTGRGGGGGGRPRFRGSSNSNNPNLMYQDECDRRMRSVGGGGGSSAKDGRGSSSSSSYSRDGRDSRGASSRDGDRLSSSSSSSSYRDRSSRNGGRSYDSSSSTSSYQKASSTSQYGGPRGSSAPVGGEVGPVPPSLSGPQPLMAQQFNPPQPVMGMMGHSAYQFAQPPPPPPPPPPPPPPPPLPPGRM; encoded by the exons ATGAGAGGCTCGTATGGAGACCGAGATCGAGACCGTGGCCGTGACAGAGG GAGCCCTCGTTACGGGTCCAGCAGAGGCGGCCAATCATCAATTAAAAAATTCGGCAGTCCCGGTGAACGCCTACGGAAGAAAAGATGGGATCTAGATGAACTTCCCAAATTTGAGAAGAACTTTTACACTGAGCACCCGGAAGTACAGCACATGAGTCAG TACGAGATTGAGGAGTACAGAAGTAAGAAAGAAATCACTATTCGAGGTTCAGGCTGCCCAAAGCCCGTCACTGGCTTCCATCAAGCTAAGTTTCCTC aaTATGTCATGGACGTCTTGATGCAGCAAAACTTCAAGGAGCCAACAGCCATTCAGTCTCAAGGATTTCCTCTAGCCCTAAGTGGAAGAGACATGGTGGGAATTGCACAGACCGGCTCAGGAAAAACTCTGTCG TATCTGTTGCCATCCATTGTGCACATCAATCATCAGCCTTACCTGGAGCGTGGAGATGGACCCATT TGTTTAGTTCTGGCCCCTACAAGAGAACTGGCACAGCAGGTCCAGCAGGTGGCGTATGACTATGGGAAATCATCTCGTATCAAAACCACTTGTGTGTATGGGGGTGCTCCCAAAGGACCTCAGATCCGCGATCTAGAGAGAG GGGTTGAAATTTGCATCGCCACTCCAGGGCGCCTGATAGACTTTCTTGAAGCAGGCAAGACCAACCTGCGGCGTTGCACATATTTAGTTCTGGACGAGGCTGACCGCATGCTGGacatgggatttgaaccccagattCGCAAAATTGTGGACCAGATCAGG CCGGATAGACAGACACTAATGTGGAGTGCCACCTGGCCAAAAGAGGTACGTCAGCTGGCTGAAGACTTCCTTAAAGACTACGTACAGATCAATGTTGGCGCGCTTGAACTCAGTGCGAACCACAACATCCTTCAAATTGTTGACGTGTGCATGGATAGTGAAAAGGACAACAA GTTGATGCAACTGATGGAGGAGATCATGGCTGAGAAAGAGAACAAGACTATCATCTTTGTGGAGACCAAGAAGCGATGTGATGACCTCACACGTAGGATGAGACGTGATGG GTGGCCAGCAATGTGCATTCATGGTGACAAAAGCCAGCCAGAGAGAGACTGGGTGTTATCAG aGTTCCGCAGTGGCAAAGCTCCAATCCTCATCGCAACCGATGTGGCTTCCCGTGGTTTGG ATGTGGAAGACGTAAAGTTTGTCATCAACTACGACTACCCCAATTCTTCGGAGGACTACATCCATCGGATCGGACGCACGGCCCGCAGCAATAACAAAGGCACGGCGTACACTTTCTTTACTCCTGGTAACCTCCGTCAGGCTCGTGATCTGATCAGAGTTCTGGAGGAGGCCAGGCAGGCCATCAATCCCAAACTGCTTCAGCTGGTTGACACTGGACGTGGAGGAGGCGGAG gTGGCCGCCCCCGTTTCCGAGGCAGCTCCAATTCCAACAATCCCAACCTCATGTACCAAGACGAGTGTGACCGGCGAATGCGCTCAGTGGGCGGAGGCGGCGGGAGCAGTGCCAAAGATGGCCGcgggagcagcagcagcagcagctacaGCCGTGACGGCCGTGATAGTCGAGGCGCGAGCAGCCGGGATGGGGACCGCCTGTCGTCCTCATCGTCTTCCTCGTCTTACAGGGACCGCAGCAGTAGGAACGGAGGACGTAGCTACGACTCCAGTTCCAGCACCAGCTCGTACCAGAAGGCCAGCAGTACGAGCCAGTACGGGGGTCCCAGGGGCAGCTCCGCACCCGTGGGAGGCGAAGTGGGGCCAGTCCCGCCGTCCTTGTCAGGCCCCCAACCTCTCATGGCCCAGCAGTTCAATCCACCTCAGCCCGTGATGGGCATGATGGGGCACTCTGCTTACCAGTTTGctcaaccaccaccaccgcccccccctccccctcctcctccgcctccccctcctcttcctcctggtaGGATGTAA